From the genome of Malus sylvestris chromosome 13, drMalSylv7.2, whole genome shotgun sequence:
tataaaaataaaaataaaattaaaaaaaaacttgtgaaAATGAGGTCAAAAGTCTGAAATTACCCTAAACACAAGTAATGTACAATGCACGTGAATtattttggatgaaaacttTAACGGGGGTTAAGATAAGATGACAAACTAAGAATTTTAGAAAATTGATATGACAAAtcgtttaaaaaattaatttgtatGACACACTAAAAAAGGGTAtaagttcatatgacatttcaaaaaaaattcttaaaaaaaatatagttcTCCAAATAATGGATGACAAATTTCCTGTAATATAATATAGAGTTTGATTATTcatccaaaaattaaaaaatcattcAGCCAAAAGTTTTCCATGAAATattattcttaaaaaaataaaaaaattcaaaagcttcacatagcAACCATGCAATGCAAGGAAGCTAATTCTTGTAAGTATTATaaatcaaaagaagaaaaagaaagctaCGGAGAACATATCTTTGCAACCTCACAAGACTAAATTCCATCCTCCACAACACACATGCAATTAAGCCCTAATTAACTCGGAAACGAAGAATCAAATCAAAAGACAAAGCCAAGGAAAGCAAAGCTGCTAATGGAGAGAATATATAGTCTACAGATTGGAAACATACTTTACAAACATGATAGATGCAACCTTAGTATTGAAGAAACAAGCTTTATACCACTTTTTGGGAAATGGATtggtaattttttaatttttgcttTGATGGGAcgagttttgtttttaatttttgggggCTTTTTAGTCAGAACGGTAtctgagattgacataactccttACTTTAGTCATTTAGattgaaaatcgatagaagtggtcctGAGTTTATCCATTGTCAATCAATCTCCGTTAAATTGGGGGTATCTTTGTCCAATCAACCCCTCAATTTGCTTTTCTATTTAATGGaaatttttcacaaaatgatcaaaatgatttacGGTGGACAAACTTATGAAccacttctatcaattttaaaAGTCAGGGACTAAAGTAAGGAGTTATATAAATTTCaaagatcattttggctaaaaagaaTGGAAATGTAATGGTAACTTTGGGTTGATTTGACATTTCAGTTATGGATGAAAGGTTTTCTTAGCCAAAATGGTTATTGAGATTGACATGACCTTTACTTTGGCCTTTGACAATGAAAATAGATAGAAGTGATCCTTAAGTTTGTTCACcataaatcattttggttattctgtgaaaaatcaatcaatatcCTCATTAAATTGTAATATGAACAACTATGTGACAACCATTTTAAGAATATTTTTATCAAACTAACCGCTCCACTTAATGAGAATATTGACATAATTTTCACGAAGGGACAAAAATGATCTACAGTGACCAAAATATTAGAACATCACAATGTTAAGATAAAGTTTAGGAaaataataaatgaaaaaagaagaaacttgGTTGGTAATTTCGGAATTCTTAGAAAATAATTTGAACCTCCTATATTTTGcaggattttaaaattttaaaatttttatgtaTCCACCGTTTAatgcttttttatttcttctaaaTTTATCTGATATTTGTATCCGTTACGTGTATCTAACATAAAATCATATTAGACAATGTAAAGGCTTTGGAGATTCAAAAAGCGGTTGAGTTAGTAACATTTGAGCAAAAAGGTTGAAGAATATTACATGTAAGGACGCCCTGTTTTACTTCCATAGGTAACTTGCAAAACAAGTAAGCTGGAATATATTACACCACTAAGGCAGAGCTTCCTCACCACCATTGCATCTTTGTTAGTTGAAGGTCTACAACTTGCTAATCACTCAAGTCATCATGGAAAAAGTTCATCTCACCTTCcgccccctcctcctcctcgtcaTCATCATCGGTGGCAACGCCAGCATTGGCCGGATTGACATCTGCATCAGCCAAGGTTACCAGCTCAATGGATCCGTTCCTAGTCTCTCCATTTGCAATTCCACATTCGTAATCAACGAGATCATTTTCGTATTCATCAACCTGTTCGATTTCGTTGTAAAGGACTTCCTAACAGAGAAATGATAAAGAACTTGATTTCAGACAATGCATAAGATTTCGTGTAGTTTTATAAAGAAGCCTTTGGTGTCAATGGCACAAAACCAAGCCACTCTGCCGGATAATAGAATCTACACTTGAAATACCTCATTGTCTAGCAAGTCATTTTCCGCAGCATCTACAATCCAGTCATCTAGCAACCGCTCTAACAGCACATTGTCAAGGGAGGTTGAATTTTCCGGCCTTCTTCGTAATTTTTGTTCTCTAAGACGCAAATTGTAATGAACGTAGATGAGGTCGTTTAACCTTTTTTGGGCCAAACGATTACTTCTCGGATTGTACAATTGATCGTATATACTCCAGTTATGCTCACACCCAAAAGAAGAGCATGTCTGACTCAATATACGCACAGCTATACGCTGCAGCTCTAAGCAACTTATCCCATGTTGTTGCCACCATGCAGCtaataagaaacaagaaacaaaaacggAGAAATGTATCAACTAATGGAATAACGCCCAGAGGGCATACATATACCGGAAATCTAAAACATATAGCATGGCAGTCTAATGCTATACCTGGATCAAGCTCTGTTCTTGTACTGATTGCCAATTCAGTTCCAAAATCAGCTTTAGCAGAATTGTAATCAGAAATCTGAGATGTTCGGATACAGAATGGGAAAATATAATAAGACCCCATCTCAATATATAAAACCATTCAGGATCCAAATAATGAAATCGAGTACGAAAAAACTATTACCTGCATAGATGCAGAAATCCTATTTGAATGGTCTGGCTCCAGCCGAACAATGCATTCGTTAAGTCCACGCATCACCTCAGTATGCTACACAAATTACCATCTGGATTAGGAAATAACTTAACATCATGATAAAAAACACAAGCAGCCATTGTTTCTCCTACCGCTGTAAAATCAGGTCGATATCTGTATGATGGATTTAAGTAGTAAGCAGCTACGTATACAGGGTGGTAGAACAGTGAGTTCCAATGACTCTCTATAACGCTCCAAAATGGTTCATATTTACGGACATGAATGGTTTTTATTGCAATCTTTGCCCTGTACATGTCATTATATATAGATGACATTGACAAGTGGTCACCATTCTCAACCTTTTGAAGAATTTGCATTATCGGGTCCACTGAATTCCTAACAAACTGTAACTTCTTCCAAAATGCAGCATTTAAGACAATATTTTCCACTTCTTTTCCCTCAAATGATTTGGAGCACTGAGATGAAATCCATTTGTTTGATTGAAACATTCTTTTAAGACCAGTCTTGTGGTCCAGCAAGCTTTGTAAGGTAGCAAAGCTAGAAGCAAACCGGGTGATAGACGATCTCAAAAGTTCCTTCCCCTGTGTGAAATCACTCTTCATAAAATTTAACAACCAAACTTGGTTGTAAATGAGCTTTGTAACTTTTTGGCCCTTCTCCATGCACTCCGCTACGCATCTTATCCTCAAAAAATCTTCAAGCGTTTGATCGATACAACTGGTGGCGCATGGGGTCCAGAATAAATTCTTTCTCTTCTCCTCAAGCATCTTTCCAGCAGCCTTATAACTAGGAGTATTTGGAGTGATTACCTGGTGATTAGACGCAAAGCAAAGTTAGTAGCATAAGACAGTTCGAGATGGGCAACTATATGAGaaacaaataaaacccaaataaaatcaaataccTGAACTACATTTTCCTCCCCCATCTCTTCAACCACTTTGTCCAGCAACATAAACAAATTCAAAGCATCTTCAACAATTTCAGTGGCATCAACTGAAGAAACAAAGTACACACCATTTGGACCGGAAGCCAACAAGTTTATCAATATTCTACCCTCTGTGTCTCTCCAACTGTCGGCCATAATAGAACAGCCAGTGGTTGCCCATGATGCCTTATACTCAGCCAGGTAGTTTCTAATGGTTGCAATTTCCTCTTGTAGAAACCGACCAGTTATTATTTGGCTTGGAGGTGCAACCATACCCTGCCCATATTGGCCAACCAATTCCAGCATCTTATGAAAGTATAGGGAGTCTGCTGCTTGTATAGGAACTCCTGCATGGTAAAAGAATTTGCAAATTCCGGAAATAACTTCcttgtgggaaattttatttgacatTGTTCTGACCCTTGCTTGCTTGTAAGATTGTGGTGGAAAACTCTTAGGAGCTGTCAAGAACAGAGAATCGAGCCTTGATCTTTTAAATAATGGTTCAGAACCAGTGCTGGGAGGCAGCGACAAGAATGTATTTCTCAAATTTTGGCCCAATCTCCTATCACCATCGATGAAGCTTTCCTGGCTCATATGTGGCAGAACAGCTTCCATTTGGTCATCGTCTTGGCCTTCATTATCTGACAGAGgatcaaaatttgaaatgtCCTTGGAATCGGGTTGTCTCTGTCTCCTTCCAGTACGATGCCATTTCATATTCTCCTTTATTTTAACATAGACATCATCAGGAGCATGTTTACAAGGTGCTACTTCTCCAGGAATTCTAGCTAAATGTTGTTTAAACCGATTGATACCACCACTAACTATTTTCTCGCAATAATTGCATttcacctttttctttttctcatccTGAGCAACGCCATGTTCCCACCCAGGATCAACATACCCTAACGACCGAAGAGGAGTCAATTTCATAGCTAAATTCCTCTCACCCACCAACTGCTTTCCTTTGCTTCTATAACCAACATGCACATCTTCTTCGTCATCGTTGGATTGGAAATTCAGATATGCTTGGCCAATATCTTCGGAAAGCCTAGGTTTCTTATGAGAACGACttcctttcatattttctttcatACGAAAGTATACATCGTCTGGAGCTTTATCACAATAAGTAACTTCTCCAGAAACTCGGGCTAAATGTTGCTTCAATC
Proteins encoded in this window:
- the LOC126597360 gene encoding uncharacterized protein LOC126597360 isoform X1, which codes for MRSSGLVDPGWDHGVAQDERKKKVKCNYCGKIVSGGIYRLKQHLARVSGEVTYCDKAPDDVYFRMKENMKGSRSHKKPRLSEDIGQAYLNFQSNDDEEDVHVGYRSKGKQLVGERNLAMKLTPLRSLGYVDPGWEHGVAQDEKKKKVKCNYCEKIVSGGINRFKQHLARIPGEVAPCKHAPDDVYVKIKENMKWHRTGRRQRQPDSKDISNFDPLSDNEGQDDDQMEAVLPHMSQESFIDGDRRLGQNLRNTFLSLPPSTGSEPLFKRSRLDSLFLTAPKSFPPQSYKQARVRTMSNKISHKEVISGICKFFYHAGVPIQAADSLYFHKMLELVGQYGQGMVAPPSQIITGRFLQEEIATIRNYLAEYKASWATTGCSIMADSWRDTEGRILINLLASGPNGVYFVSSVDATEIVEDALNLFMLLDKVVEEMGEENVVQVITPNTPSYKAAGKMLEEKRKNLFWTPCATSCIDQTLEDFLRIRCVAECMEKGQKVTKLIYNQVWLLNFMKSDFTQGKELLRSSITRFASSFATLQSLLDHKTGLKRMFQSNKWISSQCSKSFEGKEVENIVLNAAFWKKLQFVRNSVDPIMQILQKVENGDHLSMSSIYNDMYRAKIAIKTIHVRKYEPFWSVIESHWNSLFYHPVYVAAYYLNPSYRYRPDFTAHTEVMRGLNECIVRLEPDHSNRISASMQISDYNSAKADFGTELAISTRTELDPAAWWQQHGISCLELQRIAVRILSQTCSSFGCEHNWSIYDQLYNPRSNRLAQKRLNDLIYVHYNLRLREQKLRRRPENSTSLDNVLLERLLDDWIVDAAENDLLDNEEVLYNEIEQVDEYENDLVDYECGIANGETRNGSIELVTLADADVNPANAGVATDDDDEEEEGAEGEMNFFHDDLSD
- the LOC126597360 gene encoding uncharacterized protein LOC126597360 isoform X2, with product MRSSGLVDPGWDHGVAQDERKKKVKCNYCGKIVSGGIYRLKQHLARVSGEVTYCDKAPDDVYFRMKENMKGSRSHKKPRLSEDIGQAYLNFQSNDDEEDVHVGYRSKGKQLVGERNLAMKLTPLRSLGYVDPGWEHGVAQDEKKKKVKCNYCEKIVSGGINRFKQHLARIPGEVAPCKHAPDDVYVKIKENMKWHRTGRRQRQPDSKDISNFDPLSDNEGQDDDQMEAVLPHMSQESFIDGDRRLGQNLRNTFLSLPPSTGSEPLFKRSRLDSLFLTAPKSFPPQSYKQARVRTMSNKISHKEVISGICKFFYHAGVPIQAADSLYFHKMLELVGQYGQGMVAPPSQIITGRFLQEEIATIRNYLAEYKASWATTGCSIMADSWRDTEGRILINLLASGPNGVYFVSSVDATEIVEDALNLFMLLDKVVEEMGEENVVQVITPNTPSYKAAGKMLEEKRKNLFWTPCATSCIDQTLEDFLRIRCVAECMEKGQKVTKLIYNQVWLLNFMKSDFTQGKELLRSSITRFASSFATLQSLLDHKTGLKRMFQSNKWISSQCSKSFEGKEVENIVLNAAFWKKLQFVRNSVDPIMQILQKVENGDHLSMSSIYNDMYRAKIAIKTIHVRKYEPFWSVIESHWNSLFYHPVYVAAYYLNPSYRYRPDFTAHTEVMRGLNECIVRLEPDHSNRISASMQISDYNSAKADFGTELAISTRTELDPAAWWQQHGISCLELQRIAVRILSQTCSSFGCEHNWSIYDQLYNPRSNRLAQKRLNDLIYVHYNLRLREQKLRRRPENSTSLDNVLLERLLDDWIVDAAENDLLDNESFTTKSNRLMNTKMISLITNVELQMERLGTDPLSW